The Streptococcus pluranimalium genome contains a region encoding:
- a CDS encoding amidase — translation MYKDATDMAEAIRSGQVSPKEMVLETIEKAESENPRLNAITSTRYEKALLEAEEGKFAGKPFAGVPIFLKDLGQEQAGEVSTSGSILFANYRAQQSDNYVKKLESLGFIVLGRTNTPEFGFKNTSDSQLHGTVNLPDDVTRNAGGSSGGAAALVASGVSPLAGASDGGGSIRIPASFNGLIGLKPTRGRIPVGPSSYRGWQGASVNFALTKTIRDTKTLLEQFQICQMESPFVLPRLSHEDLFEKSLKPLRVALQLMSPVGGQVSAEAISAVKKAAQFLEKEGHEIIVLDKLPLDGIEAMKSYYIMNSVETAAMFDGIEASIGRQMTQADMEVMTWAIYRSGQKIPAKTYSSILSQWDQYSRIMYDFHRSYDILLSPTVAEVAPKHGQFDLSDQLKDKLRHMDDFNSKEQQDLIWQMFEHSLDWTPFTQQANLTGQPSISLPVYRTEDGLSIGVQVTAAKGREDLLLQIGELFENKNQFM, via the coding sequence ATGTATAAAGATGCAACGGATATGGCAGAAGCAATTCGATCAGGTCAGGTGTCTCCAAAGGAAATGGTCTTAGAGACAATCGAGAAGGCAGAAAGTGAAAATCCGAGATTGAATGCAATCACTAGCACGCGCTATGAGAAAGCACTTTTGGAAGCCGAAGAGGGTAAGTTTGCTGGTAAACCATTTGCAGGAGTTCCGATTTTCTTAAAAGACTTGGGTCAAGAGCAAGCTGGGGAGGTATCGACATCAGGTTCCATCTTGTTTGCTAACTACCGTGCACAACAGTCTGATAACTATGTTAAAAAATTGGAATCATTGGGCTTTATTGTTTTAGGAAGAACGAATACACCAGAGTTTGGTTTCAAAAATACGTCTGACAGTCAACTGCATGGGACGGTTAACCTTCCTGATGATGTCACACGCAATGCGGGTGGCTCGTCTGGTGGTGCTGCGGCACTCGTGGCTTCAGGTGTTAGTCCTCTTGCCGGGGCAAGTGATGGTGGTGGTTCTATTAGGATTCCGGCTTCTTTTAATGGTTTGATTGGTCTCAAACCAACACGTGGTCGTATTCCAGTTGGACCAAGTTCTTATCGTGGTTGGCAAGGTGCCTCAGTTAATTTTGCCTTAACTAAAACGATCAGAGATACAAAAACTCTTTTAGAGCAGTTTCAAATCTGCCAGATGGAAAGCCCCTTTGTCTTACCTAGGCTGTCTCATGAGGATTTGTTTGAAAAATCCTTAAAACCTTTGAGAGTAGCGCTGCAATTGATGTCTCCGGTAGGTGGACAAGTATCGGCTGAAGCTATTAGTGCTGTAAAAAAAGCTGCGCAATTCTTGGAGAAAGAAGGACATGAGATTATTGTTTTAGATAAGCTACCACTAGATGGTATTGAAGCCATGAAGTCTTACTACATTATGAATTCCGTTGAAACAGCAGCTATGTTTGATGGGATTGAAGCCAGCATAGGACGCCAAATGACACAAGCTGACATGGAAGTCATGACCTGGGCTATCTATCGAAGCGGACAAAAGATTCCAGCTAAGACCTATTCGAGCATCTTGTCACAATGGGACCAGTATAGTCGAATCATGTATGATTTTCATCGAAGCTATGATATTCTCTTGTCACCAACGGTTGCCGAGGTAGCCCCAAAACATGGTCAGTTTGATCTATCAGACCAGTTGAAAGACAAGCTGAGACACATGGATGACTTTAATAGTAAAGAGCAGCAAGATCTCATTTGGCAGATGTTTGAGCATAGTTTGGATTGGACACCGTTTACGCAACAAGCTAATCTAACAGGACAGCCATCAATTAGTTTACCGGTTTATCGCACTGAGGATGGCTTGTCTATTGGGGTGCAAGTAACAGCAGCTAAAGGAAGAGAAGACTTGCTCTTGCAAATCGGTGAATTATTTGAAAATAAGAATCAGTTTATGTGA